The DNA segment CTCTTGGCAAATGCTCTCCTGAGTGTACCACAACAGATTTACTCCCACAGTGCGCGACACTTCCTGCAGATTCAAACCAGGATCCTCAGTTTTCTTCCAAAAGATTCCCACACGTTCAGCGTCCTTTATAAACAAAAATCCAGCACAAGTCTCGTACAGGCTTGTTGTACTAGTGAATTTCCTGTAGCGGATTGTAAACTGAGCATGCATTGTTGTAGAAAGACTGACGTTTTATCCAAAGCTTTTATGTTGGACTTGGGTCTTGAATCTGTCTCTTGCAAATACCAGCTGCTTCTGGCCGTACTGCAGTGTGTCAGGAGTCTCCTCCGGGTGGACAtggtgctgcacacacactctgccttACACGCACAGTCACGCAGACCCGCAGACGTTTCCTCGGAGGGCTCAGAGGATGAGGCTGAAGATTGAGATTGTATTGTGTCCCATGTTAAAAactataaacatattttttcttgGCACTCAGGTATCATTCAGAAGATATTATTTGCACTTGGCtgctacagtttaaataaatgttatagCCACATTATTTTTTGCTTGTCCCACTGCAATATATCTGTAATCCATTACTACAGAGAAAGTTATTTTCAATTATGGCACTACAGTTGTGTTGTGCAATTTATAGGCCAATAAAATTTAAACATGGTCCTGTAGCACTCTGCCTTGAAACAAGGCCACGTTTGGCAATAatagtaaaatgaaaatgataaagTGTTATTCCCTGTAAAGTACTCGGTGTCCAgttatcaaatacattttgttaattttaagttaaaatgttttctaagTGTTGATGTTGGCTCATCTCTCTGTTGCTTCCCATtatgttctctttttttccctccttatCTCAGTTTTCCTGCCCTCTTCCGTTTGCCAGTAAACATTCTGCTGTGTAAAAGTCCCACACGCTCAACAACAAGGACACGTCGCCTCACTTATTAACGCACACCCCTTTTTATAATCAGTGTTATCTCCATAATGGGGGTGGGGCATCTGAACAGCAACACAAGGCTGTCAACAACCAAATCAAAACGAACTTCCTCATGCTGTTATCAGATGAATGCTGCTCTGACCTCTTTTGGGGGGAAATGGTGAGTCATGAAACATTAACTCTAATCATAGCCAGACACAAAAGAACACTGTTTGCTGTAATCTCTGTGTGCAACAAATTTTGATCACAAATTCTCCAGAAATTAATTGTGATGAGGTCAAGTTGAACAAAGGCAGTTTTTGgctgtctttctgttttggtCTTGGAATACCAAAGTGGTGGAAACCTGGGGGAGTTTTCCGTTTGCGCAATGGAAAACAACAGAGTGTTTTCAGCTTTGTCACGGTACCCACACCCTGCGAACCCCTGCGGGACCATGATATAAACAACCTAATGTAACACGCCAAGCAGAGTCAACGTATTATTGAAAACTTTGCCTTTAGTCAATCTTAGTGCCCTTCAGAGAATAGGCCTGATAACCTTTTTTTGGTTATTTGGCTGCACTGATTGTTTGCCACGATGGATTACAGATATATTGCAAACATCAAATCCTCCAATTAGTCCCCATTGCGTTTTAGTGAAGCTGTCATAAGTCTCGTTAACATTCATCGCAGcccacaaaacaaaatcatgagAATGAGCAGCAAAAGAATCGGACTGGAGCCGGAAGCGTTAATCAGCATTTACAATACAAATAGCCTCTGACACGACACACACAATACAGTTTATAATACACTCACCCTCTGGTCGGAGATACAGATCACTCACACTCAGGACTAAGAGCCATGTCAAGCTTTGCGCCGACATCCATCGAACTCTTTCACACTGTTAAATCTTTAATCATTACTATTACAGTTATAAGCTGTGCGTACCACTGATTGCTCTTTAAATGTGATATGAATGTGGTATGCTGCATGTTGTATGTAATTGTGTTATTTGTGGATGATACACAATAATgcttttatacaaataaagctCCTAACAGATAAATTAGattatttaaattgaatgaattGAATAATATAAAACCCTCAGTCTTGACTTagtacattttgtttatttggttCTCAATCATTTTTGTCTCTGTGAAACATAGTGCATATGGTATAAATCAAGCAAGtctctgtaaaatgaaatggaCCTTATAAAATACACAATCAAACCACACATACCATTTAAACATCgaagattaaaaatgttttgcagataaaaaacaaaagcaacatttacaaaatgtgaCCAAAAATAATGAAGGCTGTTTTAAACAAGTGCGAATGAGGAGATGGGGGAAGTAAGGAAAGGAATGAACAAAATTTCCTCACACCAAAGAAACTGAGATGCTACACAAGTACCTAAAAaatggagagggaaaaaaaaccagCCACAGCAGTTCACAGCTCAGCATTGAACTGGCTACTCATCACCATGGTTTGACGTCAGTGTTAAAAACAGCAATCTTAGAATTTCGTTGGCTGCTTCTGTTTGGTGCTAAAGTGGTGCTGGTGGCCTTTTTTCTGTGGCCCTGGACCAATATGACTCTTCTTGTGAGTGACCTCGAGTGGTAGCAATAGAAATGTGATCAGtagataataatataattcttTGTTTCGATAATTAGCGGTTCACAAAACACTAATTTCAATCAAATGACCATAGATAACACATTTCTTTACTACTTTGCTACTTAAGCACAGATGATAGTTGGGCCTAAAAACCACATCGCACTTGTCTAGTCCAGGAAAGTCAGGAGTGTACAGCGTGTTGAGAGTACAGCAAGAACTGACCAATAATCTcataaacaacagaaatatCAGCACCCAGTCTATACTTATGTTATCCCCTTTGAACAAGCAGTGTGTCGATTGGAAGTGGAGAGTCTGGGACCCTAGGAATGACATCATGCAACATTAACAACGACATGTGGTGTGCGTGGTGGGTTTTCACACCACCTCCCGGGATTTCCTGATGGCGCAGCACAGGAGCATGCTAAAGATCATTCCAAACatctgcaggagagagggaggacataTTACTTGGGTCTGCACCGTGTTCATCCTCCAGGTCAGCAGACATTGAAATTTGGTGAACTCCAGTGAAACAAAATCACACACTCACCATAATAACCCCAATGGTGACGCCCACTCCTCCTATGATGTGTAGTTTGGAATCGAAAACGTCATCGATGGCGTCAGGACAGCTCTGCAACACACGGGCAGGATTCAATGCAGCGGAATGTCCCTATATAGCTATGCTGAACGTGGCTTAGGGTATGGCGCATGTAACAGACAGCCTGGGAGCGCACAGGCTTCAGTACACCAGTGTTGCCATAGTAACACTGCAAAAAAGGCTGAGGAAATTAGTCTGCAAAGGGAAGACTTGATGAAATGATGACACCTGTCAGACCATCGTTATGATTTTGACGCACAGTATCAGCGCTCACGGAGCTTAGGTGTGTCCGAGATCTGTAATGACTTGTCTCCCATCTCGACAAAAATATTCGTCGACTCTAGCTGTGTTGGCATTCAATCTATACACACATTCTCAGGATGGTTGTACCTTAGTAATGAGCTCCTCAAGCGGCTCCCCTCTGGGACAGGTGTCTTTGGCAGTGTCTGCTGCAGTACCAGTTGGACCGCAGCAGTTcagctgttcacacacaaaatCATGATGTTAGTGAACAAGGAGacttgaagaaagaaaacatatgtCTTACAAATGTGCTCCTATTAAAGGGATCGTTCAACAAATTGATTCCAATTTGAGGTTATGCCTGAAATTACTCACTCCTCTCTATTCACTTTCAGTACTTGGGTCATTTTCTCTGCACTATTGTCACACACACCTTATCAGCATCATTGTCAAAAGTCTTTTTCAATCAAGGCTATTTAGGCTTTTTATTCAGACATGGCAcaattttgttttcaaaaaacGACTTCTTACTTTTGAAAACCAAAAATGGAGAAGCAGCTCCGAAGCCACTGCAGGTCCGCTTCAACTCCTTTCCCTCTTAAtttactattttttatttatattttattaatttaattctcaatgtcatttgtttttggtCATATTTCAGTGGTTCTTATTTGTATtgtcttatgttgcttttacaatttgtaaTTATGCCTTTTGTATTTGAGGTAAAGCCCTTGTCTTCTTGTTGtaatgtgctatacaaataaactcaACCTGCCTTCATACATTACTCTCTCCTCTTGTGCGTTGGCTGTTTTTCAGCATTCAGCATGAGGGGAATATATATAATGAGTGAATTCGGATAAGCCATAATTTTCAGTCTTGTAGTCACAGTGAGGTTGCTAGGCAACCAGTGGAAATGCCGCACAGATGTCCTGGATGTATATATGAGCTACTGTTCATCAATACATAGTTACAGCACAACTCGCCCTAAACGACGACTGATTTTTACAAAGTGAACAAGTCAACCAAACAATCAGCAGACAACATGAAATGTATTGGTAAGTGTGTGACCTTTGGAAATGAGGTGTCTCCATCTGCTTCAAGTGTGTAAGCTAAGCAACACTAAGCACCTCCCAGCTTTAGCGCCACTGTTAACGCAAAGACATGAGTGGTATCGATCTCCTTATACAACTCTCTACATTATATACTCTTATATACCAAcatgctgatttttttttaagttaatttGCTGAATTCACATTTTCTAGTCATCAAAAACATTATGGATCCTTTTTACTGTGGACCGAAACTTCTTGCAAAGTTCCCACGGGAAAACATTGCACGCACTTGAAAATGCAATTTGTTCCAAATTCCTTCGATAAGATCTGAGTCATGTCCAATGAGTGGAGAAGACTGACCCCTGTTTGAATCAATCGCAGTGTCTCTTTGAGGCGCTCATCTCCCGTCGtcttgtagttgttgtaggtCTGCATGTAAAACGCTGTGATGTCGTTCACcacctgcagcacagcagcaagGAGGATTTATTAACATGGATCACTCAAGCAGACAACATTTCTTCATGCAGCATTTTCATGTTAAACTCAGCAGCAGTATTTCACTCACTTTGTTGCTGTCGGCCATTAGTTTGCTACGTAAACTCCATTTAACTTGGTTAAAAAGTGCTTacacaaattaaatcagttGAACGTACTTATAAGGTTTTACGTTACCTTGCTTTGATTGGAAAATCCCCAGATTCCAGCTGCCACCTCTATGGCAAATATGATGAGCAGGAAGCCAAAGAACTGTgcaaaggaaacacaaaacTGCGTGAATGTTTTGCCCCCATGCAGGCTTGTGCGCATGtgctttgtgtgcatgtatgaacACGTAAGGTCATCTGAGTGTAGCTGAAACTAATTTGCATAGGCTCCACCTCCTGAGAGATTTAGTCCAAGAAGATTAGGGCCAgacatggagggagggagacagggaagGATTGGACAAGTACAGAGACTCTTCTCTGGCCTTGATACTGTTCAGTAAACAACGACGAAGGCAGACTCTTATATTTCTTACTGCACTCAAGGTCAGTCTACAATCCTCACATGTTAAGTCAAGTGTGAGTGCTGCTGATTGAGAGCACTAGAAAAACACTTGGAGGAAGAAAATCCTTGCTTTTAGTTTCTATATTAGAAATTACTGTGAGTAAATAGAAGTGAATAGAACAAGAAGGGAGAGGCCTTGAAGAACTAGAAGGGTAAAtggagagcgcatacctctggCAAGGTCaacgccctatctcacaatgtctttaaaaaagtgGATCCGCCGGTTTATTgggatccactccaaaattgTAAAAGTTCTTGAGTCATGCCCCACTCCTCATTTCATTAAAATTGCAACAGTCaaagaaatgcagatgaaaacacaaaaagtggTACGAACCAGTCCCAGCATAAGAGGGGACTCCTGGATGGCCCCGCAACATCCCAGAAAGCCCACCAGCATCATTAGTGCTCCAGCTGCTATCAGGATGTAGACACCTGCACacataatatttaattatatatatatatatatagtttatgtATTGCAGAGTACACATAATCTTTCTTTTAAGACTGAGAGTGTCTTACCCGTGTAGAACACATATGGAGAGTCTGGTCCCTCAAACAGGCCTTTGGTCTTTGGGTCAAATCTCAGCCAAAGGCCTATAGCAAAGACAGCGGTGCCTGCAAGCTGGAGACAAGAGCATACTCTCACATACAGGTCTGCAGTTACATCCCTCAATGCATTCTGCACAATGTCACATGTTCAATGGTCCAAATCCGATTTTGCTCACTTCTGTTGTGGCTGTGTGTCTCCTTTGTGTAGCtcttgcagttgtgttgtggcttttgcctgtttgttttttgtgtaaatgcgcttgtgtgagacgtcATGATATTTTGAGTGCATCTTCTTATATCCTGTCATACTTCTCTGTTCGGAGTTGCACTTTGCACCACGAGTGTCGGTGTATGGAGCCTCACTGTGTAACGTGCATAGACAGGCACTTACTTAAAAGCCTTGTAAGCACAGACAGGTCAGCCCAGAGAATCCTTGtgaaacaaaactttttttatgcAAAGGGTGTGGGTGCTCTTTTTGTATTCTATTGTATAACAATTTGTCACCCTCTTTCATTCCTGTTGTATGATTTATGTTCCATTGTTTGAGCAAAAAGGCAGATCAGAGCAATCGGAAATGTGTAAATCTATAACACCACTGCTGAGGAAACTtgtccacctctctctctctctctctctctctccctctctctctctctctctctctctctctcacacactctcacactccccccctcactctctccgtctctctctgtctcccccccccccccccccccccccgtagcCCCTTGCCCTAACCTGAACCTTAACCTAACTATGTCCTCACTTCCTCAAAATGGCTTCagtctgtaactctgtaacttaagcaggtcctcacaaagatagagtTACAAGCACACAACACTCCACAGCAGAGTAggagacaataaaaaacacacgtACCCAGAAGATAAGGTTGAAGACAAACATGAGATGTTTCACACACTTGATTCCCCCACCGACAGCCATGTTGATTCCGTCGACACACGCAGAaatacgcacaaacacacacacacactgtaccgACAAGAGTTCCTTTGGATAACACCTTCCAATGAGGAAGTAAAAACGGAATGGTGTCAGCTAGTGGAAAGGGAACATGCTTTCACTACCACACCTTTACATGATCACCTGATCACacgggaggagcaggaggagcaggagtggTGGTGTTACATGAGAAACTGTCCTTACTTGTGTACGTGGTATCAATTCCTACCTGGTGTTGCTGCCTGtcctttgtttc comes from the Hippoglossus hippoglossus isolate fHipHip1 chromosome 6, fHipHip1.pri, whole genome shotgun sequence genome and includes:
- the cd9a gene encoding CD9 molecule a isoform X2; translation: MAVGGGIKCVKHLMFVFNLIFWLAGTAVFAIGLWLRFDPKTKGLFEGPDSPYVFYTGVYILIAAGALMMLVGFLGCCGAIQESPLMLGLFFGFLLIIFAIEVAAGIWGFSNQSKVVNDITAFYMQTYNNYKTTGDERLKETLRLIQTGLNCCGPTGTAADTAKDTCPRGEPLEELITKSCPDAIDDVFDSKLHIIGGVGVTIGVIMMFGMIFSMLLCCAIRKSREVV
- the cd9a gene encoding CD9 molecule a isoform X1 codes for the protein MAALSGGEMCVKYLMFAFNLVFWLAGTAVFAIGLWLRFDPKTKGLFEGPDSPYVFYTGVYILIAAGALMMLVGFLGCCGAIQESPLMLGLFFGFLLIIFAIEVAAGIWGFSNQSKVVNDITAFYMQTYNNYKTTGDERLKETLRLIQTGLNCCGPTGTAADTAKDTCPRGEPLEELITKSCPDAIDDVFDSKLHIIGGVGVTIGVIMMFGMIFSMLLCCAIRKSREVV